The following DNA comes from Thermoplasmata archaeon.
GCAGGGCGAACGCCAGGAGCCCGAGGAAGAGGGCGGCCGGTAGGAGGGGGAACCGCGGTGCGAACGCAAGCAGCCCGCCGACGAGGACGAAGGCGATCGCGAACAGGGCGAGGCGGGAGAGGACGAGCGCGCGGCCGTACGAGTAGGCGAGCCGCTTCTCCATCGGCCTCGGTACTCCGTCGAGGCGCAATAAGGCTGATGCTCACCGGGCCGTGGCCGTCTGGATGAACTTGATCTGCTTCACGCCCTTCACGCGCCGGATGTGGCCGATCAGGTCCTTCAGGCGGGCGGTCGGCCCCTCCGCCACGAAGATCTGGAGGCAGTCCACCTCGTTCAGGTGCGTGTGGAGCATGGTCCGGATTTCGTCGAAGCGGTGTTGGAGGATCGCGAGGTCCGCCTTGGGGTTCCCCTTCTCGTAGATCACGGCGAGGATCACGGACGCCTGTCCTCCGGCGTGCCCCCACTCCGACACGTCGATGAACTCCCGCAACGCCTCGCGGACGGCCTCGCTCCGGCTCCGGTACTTCCGTCGCTGGGCGATCTCGTCCAGGTTCCGCAGGATCGCGTCGTCCATGCTCACGCTGATTATGGGCATCGGATAGTAAGCAACGCGTCCCGCCTATATGAAGGGTTATTAAGGAATCACCAGGTTTTAAATAACACGGTGTCGCATCGCGGACCGTGTTGACGCCTCGAACCGAGCGTCCCCCGAGCGGGTCCGCGCGCGGGACGCCCTTGCCCGCCCTCTGCCCCGGCCCCGCCGACGCCCAGACCGTGCTCACCGTGTCCCGTCTCGGCGTGGTCCTCGAGGGCCGTACCGTGCTCCGGGACATCTCCTTCACGCTCCCGCGAGGGACCACCCTGGCGCTCGTGGGCCCCAATGGGGCGGGCAAGACGATCCTCCTTCGTTCCCTCCTCGGCCTCGTCCCCCACACGG
Coding sequences within:
- a CDS encoding CopG family ribbon-helix-helix protein encodes the protein MPIISVSMDDAILRNLDEIAQRRKYRSRSEAVREALREFIDVSEWGHAGGQASVILAVIYEKGNPKADLAILQHRFDEIRTMLHTHLNEVDCLQIFVAEGPTARLKDLIGHIRRVKGVKQIKFIQTATAR